Proteins encoded in a region of the Frondihabitans sp. 762G35 genome:
- the atpB gene encoding F0F1 ATP synthase subunit A: protein MHPLAAASDSSGGFQGPSIDEFFPSVLLFAGTPFEITRITLARFFATILVILLFWLGTRSMKLVPGRFQSVIEMGLDFVRGNVADDILGKKDGRRFLPLLTTVFFMVLFMNLTGIVPGFNIAGTSVIGVPLILAIVAYVTFIYAGLKKHPGTFLRNSLFPPGVPWFLYVIVFPIELVSTFVLRPITLTLRLLMNMVVGHLLLVLFFTATSFFFFESHNLFALFGIGTLAFGFVFTLFEIFVAILQAYVFSLLTAVYVQLALNDEH from the coding sequence TTGCATCCTCTCGCTGCCGCGAGCGATAGCAGCGGGGGTTTCCAGGGCCCATCGATCGACGAGTTCTTCCCGTCGGTCCTTCTCTTCGCAGGCACGCCGTTCGAGATCACTCGCATCACGCTCGCTCGTTTCTTCGCAACCATCCTCGTCATCCTGCTGTTCTGGCTGGGCACGCGGAGCATGAAGCTCGTTCCGGGCCGCTTCCAGAGCGTCATCGAGATGGGCCTGGACTTCGTGCGGGGCAACGTCGCCGACGACATCCTCGGCAAGAAAGACGGCCGTCGCTTCCTGCCGCTGCTGACGACCGTGTTCTTCATGGTGCTGTTCATGAACCTGACGGGCATCGTCCCCGGGTTCAACATCGCGGGTACGTCGGTCATCGGCGTGCCGCTGATCCTCGCCATCGTCGCGTACGTCACGTTCATCTACGCGGGCCTAAAGAAGCACCCGGGCACGTTCCTCCGCAACTCGCTCTTCCCGCCCGGCGTCCCGTGGTTCCTCTACGTCATCGTGTTCCCGATCGAGCTGGTCTCGACGTTCGTCCTCCGGCCGATCACGCTGACCCTCCGACTCCTCATGAACATGGTCGTCGGGCACCTCCTGCTGGTGCTCTTCTTCACCGCGACGTCGTTCTTCTTCTTCGAGTCGCACAACCTCTTCGCGCTGTTCGGCATCGGAACGCTCGCCTTCGGCTTCGTCTTCACCCTGTTCGAGATCTTCGTGGCGATCCTCCAGGCCTACGTCTTCTCGCTGCTCACCGCTGTTTACGTTCAGCTCGCGCTGAACGACGAACACTAA